The Sorex araneus isolate mSorAra2 chromosome 5, mSorAra2.pri, whole genome shotgun sequence genome has a segment encoding these proteins:
- the LOC129398761 gene encoding F-box only protein 6-like has translation MAQVNINELPENILLEVFTHVPARQLLLRCRPVCSLWRDLIDVVTLWKRKCLREGYVVEEGDQPVTDWKIFYFLSTLHRNLISNPCAEEGLASWQIDINGGDEWKVETLPGEHGDAFPNNQVKKYFVTSFELCLKSQLVDLRAKGYWEELLDQYRPDIVVKDWFAPRADCGCTYELRVHLTSADYITLASFEPPPVTIDQWNDAKWTEVSHTFSDYPPGVRHVLFQHGGRDTQYWAGWYGPRVTNSSVTVSPRKALNPAPEDSARPV, from the exons ATGGCCCAGGTGAACATCAACGAGCTGCCGGAGAACATCCTGCTGGAGGTGTTCACGCACGTGCCGGCCCGCCAGCTGCTGCTGCGCTGCCGGCCCGTCTGCAGCCTCTGGCGCGACCTCATCGACGTGGTGACCCTGTGGAAGCGCAAGTGCCTGCGAGAGGGCTACGTCGTCGAGGAGGGCGACCAGCCCGTGACGGACTGGAAGATCTTCTACTTCCTGTCCACCCTCCACCGGAATCTCATCAGCAACCCGTGCGCGGAAG AGGGGCTGGCGTCCTGGCAGATCGACATCAATGGGGGTGACGAGTGGAAGGTGGAGACGCTGCCCGGGGAGCACGGAGATGCATTTCCCAACAACCAAGTCAAGAAGTACTTCGTCACATCCTTTGA GCTGTGCCTCAAGTCGCAGCTGGTGGACCTCAGAGCCAAGGGCTACTGGGAGGAGCTGCTGGACCAGTACCGGCCGGACATTGTGGTGAAGGACTG GTTCGCGCCCCGAGCAGACTGCGGCTGCACCTATGAGCTGCGCGTGCACCTGACCTCGGCCGACTACATCACCCTGGCCTCCTTCGAGCCCCCACCCGTCACCATCGACCAGTGGAACGACGCCAAGTGGACAGAG gtCTCGCACACCTTCTCGGATTACCCGCCCGGCGTGCGCCACGTTCTCTTCCAGCACGGGGGCCGGGACACCCAGTACTGGGCGGGCTGGTACGGGCCCCGCGTCACCAACAGCAGCGTCACCGTCAGCCCCAGGAAGGCCCTGAACCCGGCCCCGGAGGACAGTGCCCGCCCTGTCTGA
- the LOC129404907 gene encoding mitotic spindle assembly checkpoint protein MAD2B-like, with the protein MTTLTRQDLNFHQVVADVLCEFLEVAVHLILYVREVYPVGIFQKRKKYNVPVQMSCHPELNQYIQDTLHCVKPLLEKNDVEKVVVVILDKEHRPVEKFVFEITQPPLLSINADSLLSHVEQLLRAFILKISVCDAVLDHNPPGCTFTVLVHTREAAARNMEKIQVIKDFPWILADEQDVHMHDPRLIPLKTMTSDILKMQLYVEERAHKSS; encoded by the exons ATGACCACGCTGACGCGACAGGACCTCAACTTCCATCAAG TGGTGGCCGACGTGCTCTGCGAGTTCCTGGAGGTGGCCGTGCACCTCATCCTCTACGTGCGGGAGGTCTACCCGGTGGGCATCTTCCAGAAGCGGAAGAAGTACAACGTGCCGGTCCAG ATGTCCTGCCACCCGGAGCTGAACCAGTATATCCAGGACACGCTGCACTGCGTCAAGCCACTCCTGGAGAAG AACGACGTGgagaaggtggtggtggtgattctGGACAAAGAGCACCGCCCGGTGGAGAAGTTCGTCTTCGAGATCACCCAGCCGCCCCTGCTGTCCATCAA cgcAGACTCCCTGCTGTCGCACGTGGAGCAGCTGCTCCGCGCCTTCATCCTTAAGATCAGCGTGTGTGACGCCGTCCTGGACCACAACCCCCCAG GGTGCACGTTCACGGTCTTGGTGCACACGCGAGAAGCAGCTGCCCGGAACATGGAGAAGATCCAGGTCATCAAG GACTTCCCCTGGATCCTGGCCGACGAGCAGGACGTCCACATGCATGACCCCCGGCTGATCCCCCTGAAAACCATGACGTCAGACATCCTGAAG ATGCAGCTCTACGTAGAAGAACGCGCTCACAAGAGCAGCTGA